A genome region from Pseudomonas sp. S06B 330 includes the following:
- a CDS encoding class I SAM-dependent methyltransferase has protein sequence MTSVIDTLQQHLLKALSPAPTETRRLFHGRGRCWPGLEQITVDWLQGVLLVSLFREPPEGQIPALEHMLLNLAQAPCWSGQAILIQHRYLPDSPGQWLLGEPSEHWLIDEDGLRYELDLGLKQNTGLFLDMRYGRRWVREQAGGQRVLNLFAYTCGFSVAAIAGGAEQVVNLDMARSALSRGRDNHRHNGHDLGRVSFLGHELFKSWGKVRKFGPYDLIIIDPPTFQKGSFVLTQDYRKILRRLPELLNEGATVLACVNDPAIGPEFLIEGMAEEAPHLRFIERLANPPEFPDSDPAGGLKALVFQAGSNLVG, from the coding sequence ATGACTTCTGTGATCGACACCCTCCAACAGCATCTGCTTAAGGCCCTGAGCCCGGCGCCGACTGAAACCCGCCGGCTGTTTCATGGCCGTGGACGCTGCTGGCCAGGGCTGGAACAGATCACCGTGGACTGGCTGCAAGGTGTTTTGCTGGTGTCGCTGTTTCGCGAGCCTCCCGAGGGGCAGATACCGGCGCTTGAGCACATGCTGCTGAACCTGGCCCAGGCGCCGTGCTGGAGTGGTCAAGCCATACTCATCCAGCACCGCTACCTGCCTGACAGCCCGGGGCAGTGGCTACTGGGTGAACCAAGCGAGCATTGGTTGATCGATGAAGACGGCCTACGCTATGAGCTGGATCTGGGCCTGAAGCAGAACACCGGGTTGTTCCTCGACATGCGCTATGGCCGGCGTTGGGTGCGTGAACAGGCGGGGGGCCAGCGGGTGCTCAATTTGTTTGCCTACACCTGTGGGTTTTCCGTGGCAGCCATTGCTGGCGGCGCCGAGCAGGTGGTGAATCTGGACATGGCGCGTTCGGCCCTTAGCCGAGGGCGCGATAATCACCGGCACAATGGCCATGATCTGGGGCGCGTGAGCTTTCTGGGGCATGAGCTGTTCAAGTCGTGGGGCAAGGTGCGCAAGTTCGGTCCTTATGACCTGATCATCATTGATCCGCCGACTTTCCAGAAAGGCAGTTTTGTCCTGACCCAGGATTACCGAAAAATTTTGCGACGCTTGCCTGAGCTGTTGAATGAGGGCGCGACCGTACTGGCCTGCGTGAATGATCCGGCCATTGGGCCTGAATTCCTGATTGAAGGAATGGCTGAAGAAGCGCCGCACCTTCGCTTCATCGAGCGCTTGGCCAACCCACCGGAGTTTCCGGACAGCGATCCGGCTGGAGGGCTCAAGGCGTTGGTGTTCCAGGCCGGGAGCAACCTTGTGGGATGA
- a CDS encoding DMT family transporter, producing the protein MDSSIRRGSFEMVAAMLISGTIGWFVLVSGQPVLDVVFWRCVFGATTLLLICLAMGFLKPGMLTLTTFALAVFSGVAIVGNWVLLFASYSRASIAIGTAVYNVQPFMLVGLAALFLGEKITLQKLFWLALSFLGMLAIVSAHGSQGGSGNEYLLGIGLALGAALLYAVAALIIKRLSGTPPHLIALIQVCTGILLLAPWANTSGLPSEAAALASLITLGVVHTGVMYVLLYGAIQKLPTALTGALSFIYPIAAILVDWFAFGHRLEPLQWLGVAAILLAAAGMQQGWWFKPAAKAAAIKPD; encoded by the coding sequence ATGGACAGTTCAATACGCCGTGGGTCGTTTGAGATGGTCGCCGCGATGCTGATTTCGGGGACCATTGGCTGGTTTGTACTGGTGTCCGGGCAGCCGGTGCTGGATGTAGTGTTCTGGCGCTGTGTATTCGGCGCAACCACCTTGTTGCTTATCTGCCTGGCCATGGGCTTTCTCAAACCTGGAATGCTAACCCTGACTACGTTCGCCTTGGCGGTGTTCAGCGGCGTGGCGATCGTCGGTAACTGGGTGCTGTTGTTCGCCTCTTATTCGCGGGCTTCGATTGCCATTGGTACGGCGGTGTACAACGTCCAACCGTTCATGCTGGTGGGGCTGGCGGCGCTGTTTCTCGGCGAGAAAATTACCCTGCAGAAGCTGTTCTGGCTGGCGTTGTCGTTTCTTGGGATGCTGGCGATTGTCAGCGCCCACGGCAGCCAGGGCGGCAGCGGCAATGAATACCTGCTGGGCATCGGCCTGGCGCTCGGCGCAGCGCTTCTGTATGCCGTGGCCGCGTTGATCATCAAACGCCTGAGTGGCACGCCGCCGCACCTGATCGCACTGATTCAGGTGTGCACCGGCATCCTCCTGCTGGCGCCGTGGGCCAATACCTCAGGCCTGCCCAGCGAGGCCGCTGCACTGGCCTCGCTGATCACCCTGGGGGTCGTGCACACCGGGGTGATGTATGTGCTGTTGTACGGTGCAATCCAGAAGCTGCCGACGGCGTTGACCGGTGCCTTGTCGTTCATCTACCCGATTGCGGCGATCCTGGTTGACTGGTTCGCCTTCGGCCATCGCCTGGAGCCGTTGCAGTGGCTGGGGGTGGCGGCGATTCTGCTGGCCGCTGCCGGTATGCAGCAAGGTTGGTGGTTCAAGCCTGCGGCCAAGGCTGCGGCGATCAAGCCAGACTGA
- a CDS encoding DUF2946 domain-containing protein: MNPSRAHRPLIAWTLYFCVLFNLFACGIGHGQMMGLKLNGIGGAFCSAMGSAGPSLKSDFGDQSVAGWDSLQTCPVCAAAVICLGLVLVIGWLLAAARIRHYHRELRSKAPPRYCWPAANPRASPLLA; the protein is encoded by the coding sequence ATGAACCCCTCCCGCGCCCACCGCCCGCTGATTGCCTGGACCCTGTACTTCTGTGTCCTGTTCAATCTGTTCGCCTGCGGTATCGGCCATGGGCAGATGATGGGGCTCAAGCTCAACGGCATCGGCGGCGCCTTCTGCTCGGCCATGGGCAGTGCCGGACCGAGCCTGAAAAGCGACTTTGGCGATCAGTCGGTCGCCGGCTGGGACAGCCTGCAGACATGCCCGGTGTGCGCCGCTGCCGTGATCTGCCTGGGCCTGGTGCTGGTCATCGGCTGGCTGCTGGCGGCCGCCCGCATCCGTCATTATCACCGAGAACTGCGCAGCAAGGCGCCACCGCGCTATTGCTGGCCTGCCGCCAATCCCCGCGCCTCTCCGCTTCTGGCTTGA
- a CDS encoding mechanosensitive ion channel family protein: MTRSFFALLLSCLLSLQLAGAAPLLPKADKAAEPAEPVVQGGLLGAIADGLDDVSQELDVDNHLIDNWRLRADRAADEVDQLVTRPSGLSSLELWRDFAVLTVTWLIAFVLLSQLGRMLERASSHSRLLRERPRPRRVIKYLLTYTLPALASLIVTLYVSHFLVISAGRALGMSLAYATSSGIFSTSIILCLITLFDTGHKRTAVRIIRTVAPRPLFMIGFLAAWSDALTSPQIARQLGGNITSSVAAVTGLLATLAFAVLVLKLRRPVAHLIRNRALPDRLQHRAVQETLRIFSALWFLPILMMILVSAVHLIGAGEESQRALQKALLTSILLIGTVFLSTILQRMFKHREEVDARQRLRPYKELLRNLAYALLRVVMAVTFIELLGRIWGFSVLDFALRNSLGRAISDSLSSIGLILLVTWLLWVVIDTAIQEALKPTVGRRSARQPSTRVRTILPMLRNAIKIILVVICTITTMANLGINVAPLLAGAGVVGLAIGFGSQQLVQDVITGLFILIEDTIAIGDWVVLDSGHAGTVESLTIRTLRLRDGKGFVHSVPFGQIKAVTNQSRQFAYAFFSVQFSYATNVDSALKLIREVGHSISEDPMLRHSLQGPLQVFGVDSMNLNGITLTAQFRTSSGGQYAVNRAFNERLKKRVDETDDVSFAQYNPPPARIAEGPV, translated from the coding sequence GTGACACGATCGTTCTTCGCCCTGCTTTTGAGCTGCCTGCTGAGTCTCCAGCTGGCGGGCGCCGCCCCCTTGCTACCCAAAGCCGACAAAGCTGCAGAACCTGCCGAACCTGTGGTTCAGGGCGGCTTGCTCGGCGCCATTGCCGATGGCCTGGACGATGTCAGCCAGGAACTGGACGTCGACAACCATCTGATCGACAACTGGCGCCTGCGCGCCGATCGCGCCGCCGATGAAGTCGACCAATTGGTCACGCGACCTTCAGGCCTCAGCTCACTGGAGCTGTGGCGCGATTTTGCGGTGCTCACCGTCACCTGGCTGATTGCCTTTGTCCTGCTCTCTCAACTGGGTCGCATGCTCGAACGCGCCAGCAGTCACTCACGCCTGCTGCGCGAACGACCGCGCCCCCGACGTGTGATCAAGTACCTCCTGACCTATACCCTACCCGCCCTGGCCAGCTTGATCGTGACGCTCTACGTCAGTCACTTCCTGGTGATTTCCGCCGGGCGCGCATTGGGCATGAGCCTGGCTTACGCCACCAGTAGCGGTATTTTCTCGACGTCGATCATTCTCTGTCTGATCACCCTGTTCGACACCGGGCACAAACGCACTGCGGTACGGATCATCCGCACGGTGGCACCTAGACCGTTGTTCATGATCGGTTTTCTCGCCGCCTGGAGCGATGCCCTGACCAGCCCGCAGATTGCCCGGCAGCTGGGCGGTAATATCACCAGCAGTGTCGCCGCTGTGACCGGCTTGCTGGCCACGCTGGCGTTCGCCGTGTTGGTGCTCAAACTGCGACGGCCAGTGGCGCATCTGATCCGCAATCGCGCCCTGCCTGATCGCCTGCAGCACCGCGCCGTCCAGGAAACCCTGAGGATCTTCTCGGCGCTGTGGTTCCTGCCAATCCTGATGATGATTCTGGTCTCGGCCGTACATTTGATCGGTGCTGGTGAAGAGAGCCAGCGCGCCCTGCAAAAAGCCCTGCTGACCTCAATCCTGCTGATTGGTACGGTGTTTCTCAGCACCATCCTGCAACGCATGTTCAAACATCGCGAAGAAGTCGACGCCAGGCAACGCCTGCGCCCCTACAAGGAACTGTTGCGCAACCTCGCCTATGCCCTCTTGCGGGTCGTCATGGCCGTTACGTTCATCGAACTGCTGGGGCGTATCTGGGGCTTTTCCGTGCTCGATTTCGCCCTGCGCAACAGCCTGGGGCGGGCCATCAGCGACTCGCTGAGCAGCATCGGCCTGATCTTGCTGGTGACCTGGCTGCTCTGGGTGGTGATCGACACGGCCATTCAGGAAGCGCTCAAGCCCACGGTCGGGCGCCGCTCCGCGCGCCAGCCGAGCACCCGCGTGCGGACCATCCTGCCGATGCTGCGCAACGCGATCAAAATCATTCTGGTGGTGATCTGCACCATTACCACCATGGCCAACCTGGGTATCAACGTTGCGCCGCTGCTGGCCGGTGCCGGGGTGGTCGGTCTGGCCATCGGCTTCGGCTCGCAGCAATTGGTCCAGGATGTGATCACTGGGCTGTTCATCCTCATCGAAGACACCATCGCCATCGGCGACTGGGTAGTGCTCGACTCCGGCCACGCCGGCACGGTCGAGAGCCTGACCATTCGCACCCTGCGCCTGCGTGACGGCAAAGGCTTCGTGCACTCGGTGCCGTTCGGCCAGATCAAGGCGGTCACCAACCAGTCGCGGCAATTTGCCTATGCCTTCTTCTCGGTGCAGTTCAGCTACGCCACCAATGTCGACAGCGCCTTGAAACTGATTCGCGAAGTCGGTCACTCGATCAGCGAGGACCCGATGCTGCGCCACAGCCTGCAGGGGCCGTTGCAAGTGTTCGGGGTCGATAGCATGAACCTCAACGGCATCACCCTCACCGCACAGTTTCGCACCAGCTCCGGCGGCCAATACGCGGTCAACCGGGCGTTCAACGAGCGCCTGAAAAAACGCGTGGACGAGACTGATGATGTCAGCTTTGCCCAGTACAACCCTCCCCCTGCACGAATAGCCGAAGGACCGGTTTGA
- a CDS encoding TonB-dependent receptor — MPYSYRFSGCAALLCALSVNAGAEVPLTLPDLRIEGRADAEDGVLLDTPSQTGSRLGLTPRQTPASVSIVNRQQIEQRGAQTTQDMLAGVPGMTAASPPGSAGSVAYRGFSGAQITQLFNGISVQYDSIAARPVDSWIYDRVEAIGGPSSFLFGAGAVGGSINYITKLASRDENFNEGRIQYGSYDSSETSFGFNHALNDGDGIRNYARLDFSHTHSNGYVDREERDAWSVAFSLLTDINDQLSHTLALEYQNESVDSPYWGSPVLNPLGGEMKVDESRRFENYNVEDGRYEQRVRWLRSITEYRFNDDTSLRNTLYHYNTERNFRNLETYAYNADNSQVNRSNALLQRHDQELNGNRLEMLHQGQLFGLNSQWSTGLDYSHNVQTNYPRSVTGMFDSVDPAHFDPGHFYDLNGMVPGYQKNRQNTVDTWAAFVENRLQLTERLSLLTGLRYDHIDLQVHNYRSVDANNPRDFKRLYEPTTGRVGLVYELTPAANVYVQYSTAADPPAGILTTASFAQVRDFDLSTGKQVEVGSKFSFLDGRGAATLAAYHIERKNLATADPANPGVTQPVGKQSSRGVELAGSLRVTPQLLAEGNFAYVDAQYDEFNENVAGTSVSRKGNTPTNIPERVANLWLTYDINPSWQVGGDSRYVSSVYADAANTRYAPSYTVFGAFVGYKVDADTRITARVRNLTDEVYARWTSSSMLYLGAPRTLELALQTRF, encoded by the coding sequence ATGCCCTACTCCTATCGCTTTTCCGGTTGCGCGGCGCTGCTGTGTGCGCTGTCCGTCAATGCTGGCGCCGAAGTGCCGCTCACCCTGCCCGACCTGCGCATTGAGGGCCGCGCCGACGCCGAAGACGGCGTGCTGCTCGACACCCCCTCACAAACCGGCTCGCGCCTGGGCCTGACCCCACGGCAAACCCCGGCGTCAGTGAGCATCGTCAACCGCCAGCAGATCGAACAGCGCGGTGCCCAGACCACCCAGGACATGCTCGCCGGCGTACCGGGCATGACCGCCGCCTCGCCCCCCGGCTCGGCCGGCTCAGTGGCCTACCGCGGCTTTTCCGGGGCGCAGATCACCCAACTGTTCAACGGCATCAGTGTGCAGTACGACTCGATTGCCGCGCGTCCGGTGGACAGCTGGATCTATGACCGCGTCGAAGCCATTGGCGGGCCCTCAAGCTTTCTGTTTGGCGCTGGTGCTGTAGGCGGCTCGATCAACTACATCACCAAGCTCGCCAGCCGCGACGAGAACTTCAATGAAGGCCGCATCCAGTACGGCTCCTACGACAGCAGCGAAACCTCGTTCGGCTTCAACCATGCCCTCAACGACGGCGACGGTATTCGTAACTACGCACGCCTGGACTTCAGCCATACCCACAGCAACGGCTACGTCGACCGCGAGGAACGTGACGCCTGGAGCGTGGCCTTTTCGCTGCTGACTGACATCAACGACCAGCTATCCCACACCCTGGCCCTGGAGTACCAGAACGAAAGCGTCGACAGCCCCTACTGGGGCAGCCCGGTACTCAACCCGCTCGGTGGCGAAATGAAGGTCGACGAGAGCCGTCGCTTCGAGAACTACAACGTTGAGGACGGCCGTTACGAACAACGCGTGCGCTGGCTGCGTTCGATCACCGAGTACCGTTTCAACGACGACACCTCGCTGCGCAATACCCTCTACCACTACAACACCGAGCGTAACTTCCGCAACCTTGAGACGTACGCCTACAACGCCGACAACAGCCAGGTGAACCGCTCCAATGCGCTGTTGCAGCGCCATGACCAAGAGCTCAACGGCAATCGCCTCGAAATGCTCCACCAGGGACAGTTGTTCGGCCTCAACAGCCAATGGTCGACCGGCCTGGACTACAGCCACAACGTGCAGACCAATTACCCGCGTTCGGTAACCGGGATGTTTGACAGCGTCGATCCGGCGCACTTCGATCCGGGTCATTTCTATGACCTCAATGGCATGGTGCCGGGCTACCAGAAGAACCGCCAGAACACCGTCGATACCTGGGCCGCCTTTGTGGAAAATCGCCTGCAGCTTACCGAACGCCTGTCGCTACTGACCGGCCTGCGCTACGACCATATCGACCTTCAGGTGCACAACTACCGCAGTGTCGACGCCAACAACCCGCGCGACTTCAAACGCCTCTACGAACCGACGACCGGACGCGTCGGCCTGGTCTACGAACTGACGCCTGCGGCTAACGTCTACGTGCAATACAGCACCGCAGCCGACCCGCCCGCCGGGATTCTGACCACGGCCAGCTTTGCCCAGGTGCGCGACTTTGATCTGAGCACTGGCAAGCAGGTCGAAGTCGGCAGCAAATTCAGCTTCCTCGACGGCCGGGGTGCCGCCACCCTCGCCGCTTACCATATCGAGCGCAAAAACCTGGCCACCGCGGACCCGGCCAACCCCGGCGTTACCCAACCGGTAGGCAAGCAATCGTCACGTGGCGTGGAACTGGCCGGCTCCCTGCGCGTGACCCCGCAACTGCTGGCCGAGGGCAACTTCGCCTATGTCGATGCCCAGTACGATGAGTTCAATGAAAACGTCGCTGGCACCAGCGTTTCGCGCAAAGGCAATACACCAACCAACATCCCTGAGCGGGTGGCCAACCTGTGGCTGACCTATGACATCAACCCCAGCTGGCAGGTGGGCGGCGACAGCCGCTACGTGTCGTCGGTGTACGCTGATGCGGCCAACACCCGTTATGCGCCGTCTTACACCGTGTTTGGCGCATTCGTCGGCTACAAGGTTGACGCCGACACGCGCATCACTGCGCGGGTGCGCAACCTGACGGATGAAGTCTATGCCCGCTGGACCAGTTCGAGCATGCTCTATCTGGGCGCGCCACGAACCCTGGAACTGGCCTTACAGACTCGCTTCTAG
- a CDS encoding alpha/beta hydrolase — protein MSEKPAIVLVHGFWGGAAHWSNVILELSRLGHRNLHAVEMPLTSLADDAERTRKMVASIAGKVLLVGHSYGGAVITQMGNQSNVAGLVFIAAFAPDDGESPGGITAKHPPEAAANLQPDSDGYLWIKADKLHESFCQDLSQDEGLIMSVTQKAPLASTFGNAISNPAWKHKPNWYQLSTHDRMIHPDNQKFMAERMSPKELLSLDASHASLVSRAAEVAALIDRAAVSLA, from the coding sequence ATGAGCGAAAAACCCGCAATTGTTCTGGTCCATGGCTTTTGGGGTGGTGCTGCCCACTGGAGCAACGTCATCCTTGAACTGTCACGCTTGGGCCACCGCAATCTACACGCAGTGGAAATGCCACTGACCTCGCTGGCCGATGACGCCGAACGTACACGCAAGATGGTCGCGTCCATTGCCGGTAAGGTATTGCTGGTCGGCCATTCGTATGGCGGCGCAGTGATTACTCAAATGGGTAATCAGTCCAATGTTGCCGGTCTGGTCTTTATTGCCGCCTTTGCCCCGGATGATGGCGAAAGCCCTGGCGGCATCACCGCCAAGCACCCACCGGAGGCCGCGGCCAACCTGCAACCGGACAGCGACGGTTACCTGTGGATCAAAGCGGACAAACTGCATGAAAGCTTCTGCCAGGACCTGAGCCAGGACGAAGGCCTGATCATGAGCGTTACGCAAAAAGCACCGCTGGCCAGTACCTTCGGTAACGCCATCAGCAACCCAGCATGGAAGCACAAACCCAACTGGTACCAGCTTTCAACTCACGACCGGATGATCCATCCGGACAACCAGAAGTTCATGGCCGAACGCATGTCCCCAAAGGAACTACTGAGCCTGGATGCCAGCCATGCCTCGCTGGTCTCCAGGGCCGCCGAGGTGGCAGCCCTGATCGACCGTGCCGCAGTCAGTCTGGCTTGA
- a CDS encoding sulfate ABC transporter substrate-binding protein: MKKLFSASLLAAGLAFGSLAQAAPAPLLNVSYDVMRDFYKDYNVAFQKHWEAEHKEKITVQMSFGGSSKQARSVIDGLPADVITMNMATDINALADNGKLVPDNWVTRLPNNSAPFTSATVFIVRKGNPKALKDWPDLLKDGVEVIVPNPKTSGNGRYTYLSAWGYVLKNGGDENKAKEFVGKLFKQAPVLDTGGRAATTTFMTNQIGDVLVTFENEAEMIAREFGRDQFEVVYPSVSAEAEPPVSVVDKVVDKKGSRATAEAYLKYLWSPEAQEIAANNYLRPRNPDVLAKYTDRFPKVDFLSVEKTFGDWRTVQKTHFNDGGVFDQIYTGQ; the protein is encoded by the coding sequence GTGAAAAAACTCTTTAGTGCCTCGCTTCTGGCCGCCGGTCTCGCCTTCGGTTCGCTGGCCCAGGCCGCGCCAGCACCGCTGCTGAACGTCTCCTATGACGTGATGCGCGATTTCTACAAGGACTACAACGTCGCCTTCCAGAAGCACTGGGAAGCCGAGCATAAAGAGAAAATCACCGTACAAATGTCCTTCGGTGGTTCGAGCAAACAAGCGCGTTCGGTCATCGATGGCCTGCCGGCTGACGTCATCACCATGAACATGGCCACCGACATAAATGCCCTGGCCGACAACGGCAAGCTGGTGCCGGACAACTGGGTCACTCGCCTGCCGAACAACAGTGCGCCGTTCACCTCGGCCACCGTGTTCATCGTGCGCAAGGGCAACCCCAAGGCCCTCAAGGACTGGCCTGATCTGCTCAAGGATGGGGTTGAGGTCATTGTCCCGAACCCCAAGACCTCCGGTAACGGTCGCTATACCTACCTCTCGGCCTGGGGCTATGTCCTGAAGAACGGCGGCGACGAGAACAAGGCCAAGGAGTTTGTCGGCAAGCTGTTCAAGCAAGCACCGGTGCTCGATACCGGTGGCCGTGCTGCGACCACCACGTTCATGACCAACCAGATCGGCGACGTGCTGGTAACCTTCGAAAACGAAGCCGAGATGATCGCCCGCGAGTTTGGTCGTGATCAGTTCGAAGTGGTCTATCCAAGCGTTTCGGCTGAAGCCGAGCCACCGGTGAGTGTGGTGGACAAGGTCGTGGACAAGAAAGGCAGCCGTGCCACTGCCGAGGCATACCTGAAGTACCTGTGGTCGCCAGAGGCCCAGGAAATTGCCGCCAACAACTACCTGCGTCCGCGTAATCCTGACGTACTGGCCAAGTACACCGACCGTTTCCCGAAAGTCGATTTCCTGTCGGTAGAGAAGACCTTCGGTGACTGGCGCACCGTGCAGAAGACCCACTTCAATGACGGTGGCGTGTTCGACCAGATCTATACCGGGCAGTAA
- a CDS encoding PepSY domain-containing protein has protein sequence MKRYLYLWHRWLGIGVCLFMALWFFSGVVMLYVGYPKLTPREHLAHLPVLSLQDCCIDLAPALAAADPQRAPASIRLSTVAGQPRYLVSYPGRSTVAVDARSGLRLGVVGRDHALASARQYDPTAASEYRGVVEEDLWTHSRALDADRPLQRVQLADANGTLLYVSGQTGEVVRDASAVERGWNLVGAWLHWLYPLRGIGIDGVWSNLVIYLSLTATLMAVLGAVIGVLRWRLRKPYRSGSRSPYRGFARWHHIGGLLFGVLAITWIFSGLMSMNPWRLFSSSAPLNTAAYQGGALTAAAFPISATEALSRFAQQGFKARELEWRLLGGAGYLVAHDGLGRSRLLSMADGQVLEHLPREVLEHAAQAVLPQGQMHSEVLDVYDFYYYARTEQSMLGHLEKRLPVLRVRFDDPQQTWLHVDLYTGEIVGVLDRPKRVSRWLFALLHSWDWLPLLERRPLWDVWMVVFSAGGIVLSVSGVVLGWRRLRY, from the coding sequence ATGAAACGCTATCTGTACCTGTGGCATCGCTGGCTGGGCATCGGCGTGTGTCTGTTCATGGCCCTGTGGTTTTTCTCCGGGGTGGTCATGCTCTACGTCGGCTACCCCAAGCTGACACCTCGCGAACACCTGGCGCACCTGCCGGTACTTAGCCTGCAGGATTGCTGCATTGACTTGGCCCCTGCTCTCGCGGCGGCCGATCCGCAGCGGGCGCCTGCAAGCATTCGCCTGAGCACGGTCGCGGGTCAACCACGCTACCTGGTCAGCTATCCGGGCCGCAGCACTGTCGCCGTCGACGCTCGCAGCGGGCTACGTCTGGGTGTTGTTGGCCGCGATCATGCCTTGGCCAGTGCCCGGCAATACGATCCGACGGCAGCCAGCGAGTACCGGGGGGTGGTTGAGGAAGACCTCTGGACTCACTCGCGCGCCCTGGATGCCGACCGTCCCTTGCAACGGGTGCAGTTGGCCGATGCCAACGGCACTCTGCTGTATGTCTCGGGGCAGACCGGTGAAGTAGTGCGTGACGCCAGCGCGGTGGAACGTGGCTGGAACCTGGTCGGTGCCTGGCTGCACTGGCTGTACCCGTTACGGGGCATCGGCATTGATGGTGTGTGGAGCAATCTGGTGATCTACCTGTCGCTGACGGCCACGCTCATGGCTGTACTTGGGGCGGTAATCGGTGTGTTGCGCTGGCGCCTGCGCAAACCTTACCGCAGCGGTTCACGCTCGCCCTATCGCGGTTTTGCCCGTTGGCACCATATTGGCGGTCTACTGTTCGGGGTGCTGGCGATCACCTGGATTTTCAGTGGCTTGATGTCGATGAATCCGTGGCGGCTGTTCAGCAGTTCGGCACCCTTGAATACGGCGGCCTATCAAGGCGGAGCACTGACCGCGGCGGCCTTTCCGATCTCAGCGACTGAAGCGCTGTCACGCTTTGCTCAACAGGGCTTCAAGGCGCGCGAGCTGGAATGGCGTTTGCTCGGTGGTGCAGGGTATCTGGTCGCACATGACGGACTCGGTCGCAGCCGCTTACTGTCGATGGCTGATGGGCAGGTGCTCGAACACTTGCCTAGAGAGGTACTGGAGCACGCCGCACAGGCAGTTTTGCCACAAGGACAAATGCACAGTGAAGTGCTGGATGTTTATGACTTCTACTACTACGCCAGGACGGAGCAAAGCATGCTCGGGCATCTAGAGAAGCGGCTGCCGGTGCTGCGGGTGCGTTTTGATGATCCACAACAGACCTGGCTGCATGTGGATCTGTATACGGGAGAAATCGTGGGGGTTCTGGATCGGCCTAAGCGGGTATCACGTTGGCTGTTTGCGTTGCTGCACAGTTGGGACTGGTTGCCGTTGCTTGAAAGGCGCCCGCTTTGGGATGTGTGGATGGTGGTATTCAGTGCTGGAGGGATAGTGCTCAGTGTTAGCGGCGTGGTGCTGGGATGGCGCCGTTTGCGCTACTGA
- a CDS encoding Lrp/AsnC family transcriptional regulator codes for MTDDIDQLLIKALMEDSRRSLKALAQLSGLSSPSVSERLRRLEERGVLKGYTVEIDPRCFGYQLQAIVRVRPLPGQLQEVERQIMAIPEFTECDKVTGDDCFIARLHVRSMEQLDTVLDKLNSHAETNTAIVKKTPVKRRLPPMA; via the coding sequence ATGACCGATGACATTGACCAGTTGTTGATAAAGGCGCTGATGGAAGATTCACGGCGCTCGCTCAAAGCCCTGGCGCAGCTAAGCGGCTTGTCCTCACCCAGTGTTAGCGAACGCCTGCGTCGCCTGGAAGAACGGGGTGTGCTCAAAGGCTATACGGTTGAAATCGACCCGCGCTGCTTTGGCTACCAACTGCAGGCCATCGTGCGCGTGCGGCCATTACCAGGGCAATTGCAGGAGGTGGAGCGGCAAATCATGGCCATCCCTGAGTTCACCGAGTGCGACAAAGTCACCGGTGACGACTGTTTCATTGCCCGCTTGCATGTGCGCTCAATGGAACAGCTCGACACCGTGCTGGACAAACTCAACAGTCATGCCGAAACCAACACCGCGATTGTAAAAAAGACCCCGGTCAAACGGCGGTTGCCGCCGATGGCGTAA